From Bacteroidota bacterium:
CTGACATCCTTGTAATTCCAGATGCGATGGGACTACCGTATAAAATGATCGAAGCGAAAGGTCCGCTGTTTGAAAAAACTATTCGGACAGAAACTGATGTGAATAAATTAAGAATAGCAAACGGAGAAGATTTACATTATGTGACTGACGCTATTAAACTCGCGAAAAAAGAACTGAACGGAAAAGTTCCGCTGATTGGTTTCTGCGGTGCTCCCTGGACAATTTTTGCCTACATGATTGAAGGAAGCGGTAGCAAAACTTTTTCGCAAGCGAAAAAAATGCTTTACACTAATCCGAAACTTTCACACTCGCTTCTTCAGAAAATTACAGATAGCTCAATCAATTATCTGAAAGCACAAATATCTGCGGGTGCTGACTTGATTCAGATTTTTGATTCATGGGCAGGGATTTTATCCCCGGAATATTACAATGAATTCTCTCTGAAATACATTTCTCAAATCTGCAACTCAGTAAATGGAGTACCAAAAATCATTTTCGCTAAAGACGCTTACTTCGCAAGAATGGAAATGAGCAAACTTAACTGCGAAGTAATCGGGCTTGACTGGACGATGGATATTGCAGAATCAAGAAACCTGATAGGAGAGAACAAAACTCTTCAGGGAAATGCTGATCCATGTCTTCTCTACTCCGATTTCGCTACCATAAAAAGAGAAACTGAAAAAATGCTTCGCGCATTTGGTCCGAATCGTCATATTGCAAATCTCGGTCACGGTCTTTATCCTGATATAGAAAAAGATAAAGTGAAATGCTTTATTGATACAGTAAAAGAATTCAGATTCTAAAATATGAATGTTCTCTAT
This genomic window contains:
- the hemE gene encoding uroporphyrinogen decarboxylase encodes the protein MLKNDLILRAARGEKTERTPVWLMRQAGRVLPEYRKTREKEKDFVSFVKNPELAAEVTVQPVDILGVDAAIIFSDILVIPDAMGLPYKMIEAKGPLFEKTIRTETDVNKLRIANGEDLHYVTDAIKLAKKELNGKVPLIGFCGAPWTIFAYMIEGSGSKTFSQAKKMLYTNPKLSHSLLQKITDSSINYLKAQISAGADLIQIFDSWAGILSPEYYNEFSLKYISQICNSVNGVPKIIFAKDAYFARMEMSKLNCEVIGLDWTMDIAESRNLIGENKTLQGNADPCLLYSDFATIKRETEKMLRAFGPNRHIANLGHGLYPDIEKDKVKCFIDTVKEFRF